The Rhodothermia bacterium genome has a segment encoding these proteins:
- a CDS encoding DUF3109 family protein, with protein sequence MFVVNDILISDEIAESHFSCHLGVCLGACCVQGEEGAPLQPEERAILENILPIVAPSLRQEALEVIQKEGVWEEVYPERYATTCVDGSECVFVYYEGKVAKCAIQKAYHNGEVDWPKPISCHLYPIRARRYGTQEVLNYEKWDICVSGVHLGTQSGTYLSDYLAGPLTRKYGEAWYCDFQKAAEVRRKELARKNQ encoded by the coding sequence ATGTTTGTAGTAAATGACATTCTTATCTCGGACGAAATTGCGGAAAGCCACTTTTCCTGCCATCTTGGTGTGTGTCTTGGCGCATGTTGTGTCCAAGGAGAAGAAGGCGCACCCCTCCAGCCTGAAGAACGCGCCATACTTGAAAACATTCTGCCCATTGTTGCACCTTCATTGCGCCAAGAAGCCCTCGAAGTTATCCAAAAAGAAGGTGTTTGGGAGGAAGTCTATCCGGAGCGTTATGCGACTACATGCGTTGATGGCTCGGAGTGCGTTTTTGTCTATTATGAAGGCAAAGTTGCAAAATGCGCCATTCAAAAAGCATACCATAACGGAGAGGTGGATTGGCCAAAGCCGATTTCATGTCACCTTTATCCCATCCGTGCCCGAAGATACGGCACACAAGAGGTATTAAACTATGAGAAATGGGATATTTGTGTATCCGGTGTACATTTAGGTACACAATCCGGAACCTATTTATCGGATTATTTAGCAGGCCCCCTTACCCGCAAATACGGCGAAGCGTGGTATTGTGACTTCCAAAAAGCGGCAGAAGTCCGTAGAAAAGAACTGGCCCGGAAAAACCAATAA